From the Mytilus trossulus isolate FHL-02 unplaced genomic scaffold, PNRI_Mtr1.1.1.hap1 h1tg000085l___fragment_1__unscaffolded, whole genome shotgun sequence genome, one window contains:
- the LOC134699798 gene encoding perlucin-like, which produces MFTLIKAPLIALFLVNYAYCLCPNGYLKHDESCYKMIRTFATWAEATIYCRAMGSELANLETAVEDHFVHGMLQNLGGSYDPPKFWLGGNDIVTESEWMWAKTHTKFTYTNWAPGQPDKGQGENCLELSKNVGWNWNDETCEHRKYFICERPSEEIDGGEIIG; this is translated from the exons ATGTTTACTTTAATTAAAGCTCCTTTGATTGCACTATTTCTGGTAAATTATG cATATTGTCTATGTCCAAATGGTTACCTGAAACATGACGAGTcttgttacaaaatgataagaACATTTGCGACATGGGCTGAAGCAACC atatattgCCGAGCAATGGGATCAGAACTGGCGAATTTAGAGACAGCGGTAGAGGATCATTTCGTACATGGAATGTTACAAAACCTTGGAG GTAGTTATGATCCGCCGAAGTTTTGGCTTGGTGGAAACGATATAGTAACTGAGAGTGAATGGATGTGGGCTAAAACTCATACCAAATTTACCTACACAAACTGGGCACCAGGTCAACCTGACAAGGGACAAGGAGAAAATTGCTTAGAACTTTCCAAGAATGTGGGTTGGAACTGGAATGATGAAACCTGtgaacacagaaaatattttatctgtGAAAGACC ATCTGAAGAAATAGACGGTGGTGAAATCATTGGATAA